The Streptomyces sp. NBC_01353 genome contains a region encoding:
- a CDS encoding DUF3040 domain-containing protein, giving the protein MSHPADDERILAGMERELTHDDPALSATMETLNQQFPEQPERPAKARLPRRDPRLVTAVVLAVIAVLALILTAALNTTPAPPDGEVTRPAAHSAVVSTHQ; this is encoded by the coding sequence ATGAGTCACCCCGCAGACGACGAGCGCATCCTTGCCGGCATGGAGCGCGAGCTCACACACGACGACCCCGCCCTCAGCGCCACGATGGAGACACTGAACCAGCAGTTCCCCGAGCAACCGGAGCGGCCTGCGAAGGCTCGCCTTCCACGGCGCGACCCCCGACTCGTGACAGCGGTCGTCCTGGCCGTCATCGCAGTGCTGGCGCTGATCCTGACAGCCGCCCTGAACACAACGCCCGCGCCACCCGACGGGGAGGTCACCCGGCCGGCGGCGCATTCCGCCGTGGTGAGCACGCACCAGTGA
- a CDS encoding helix-turn-helix domain-containing protein: MTERESAEEYLEGYAEMLKGVCVTGRRLTREELEGLRARGERAAEAGMGLRSLVRAHLSAARTTNSELSQGAHDHLLAAVEQAVDAFAEGHERAQRLAVRQEEAARREFIDDLLYGRSDLGRLAERAERFGLLLSHAHAVAVAQGPEPYADGYPVSRSVESSLVARFGNRRILLTTKDGRLICVAPADEPDVLTHFAKQAYAATDGGQVAIGRPHSGAGGVVHSYEEALNALDLAARMDLNDPVLHAADLLVYPVLTRDRQAMADLVLSVLGPLQQARGGAEPLLDTLTAYFDSGCVAAEAARRLSLSVRAITYRLDRIHRLTGADPGDPAQRYTLQTAVVGARLLGWPDQEL, from the coding sequence GTGACGGAACGGGAGTCGGCCGAGGAGTACCTGGAGGGGTACGCCGAGATGCTGAAGGGCGTCTGCGTCACCGGACGAAGGCTGACCCGTGAGGAGCTGGAGGGGCTGCGGGCCCGCGGCGAGCGGGCCGCGGAGGCCGGCATGGGTCTGCGCTCTCTCGTCCGCGCCCACCTCTCCGCCGCGAGGACGACCAACTCCGAGCTGTCGCAGGGGGCTCACGACCATCTTCTGGCGGCCGTCGAGCAGGCAGTCGACGCTTTCGCCGAAGGGCACGAGCGGGCACAACGTCTGGCGGTACGTCAGGAAGAGGCGGCGCGACGCGAGTTCATCGACGACCTGCTGTATGGACGCAGCGATCTCGGCCGCCTGGCCGAGCGCGCCGAACGCTTCGGGCTGCTCCTCTCCCACGCCCACGCCGTGGCCGTCGCCCAGGGGCCGGAGCCGTACGCCGACGGATACCCGGTCTCCCGCAGCGTCGAGTCCTCGCTCGTCGCCCGCTTCGGCAACCGGCGCATCCTCCTCACGACCAAGGACGGCCGGCTGATCTGCGTCGCGCCCGCCGACGAGCCCGACGTGCTCACCCACTTCGCCAAGCAGGCGTATGCCGCCACCGACGGCGGCCAGGTCGCGATCGGCCGCCCCCACTCCGGAGCGGGAGGAGTCGTCCACTCCTACGAGGAAGCCCTCAACGCGCTCGACCTCGCTGCCCGCATGGACCTGAACGACCCCGTCCTGCACGCCGCGGACCTCCTGGTCTACCCCGTCCTCACCCGCGACCGGCAGGCCATGGCCGACCTGGTCCTCAGCGTGCTCGGCCCACTCCAGCAGGCCCGCGGCGGCGCCGAGCCACTCCTGGACACCCTCACCGCGTACTTCGACAGCGGCTGCGTGGCCGCCGAGGCCGCCCGACGCCTCTCCCTGAGCGTCCGCGCCATCACGTACCGGCTCGACCGCATCCACCGGCTGACGGGCGCCGACCCGGGCGACCCCGCCCAGCGCTACACCCTCCAGACCGCCGTCGTCGGAGCCCGCCTCCTTGGGTGGCCCGACCAGGAACTCTGA
- a CDS encoding choline/carnitine O-acyltransferase, producing the protein MNATFAREADLPRVPLPTLEASCEKFLAWCAPLLTPDERAATEAEVAAFLRPGGPGRVLHAALEEYDATEGVHSWLDTFWPYRYLGRRDRIALNANFFFLFRDTGRPQVERAAGLIAGALDHKRQLDDGLIAPVVQRGAHQSMVQNKFLFSTTRIPGAQQDTVRAPYTDAWPGPSDAPHIVVFFRGRIFRLDVIGPDGVPHALDELEAGLRAVMKAGDERAGEDTSVGHLTTMARAEWAAARASLVAVHPGNADALDTVETALFCVCLEDFAPDSTQDACDQLLYGDRGNRWFDKAVSFVVFADGRAGINVEHCELDGTTILSFTDALLTSPAEEFSRRSGARSQGQPVLEPVVFALDDALRTQVRAAADAFAAYGRNTATSTVSFEDFGSSAAKALGVSPDAFVQVAYQLAHQRAKGRLGATYESIATRQYQHGRTEAMRVVTPEMLAFVAAMDDPSTDTNLRHVAFRAAADAHVARAKESQAGQVPEQHLWELELIQRRRGAELGVDEQPSVYRTPGWLTMRDDYLSTSSAPSANIQFFGFGSTSSRCIGVAYVLLPERFNIYLSTPLPVADQMHAFAGHLREAVAELRELLTSVRSED; encoded by the coding sequence GTGAACGCGACCTTCGCCCGGGAGGCCGACCTGCCGCGGGTGCCGCTGCCCACCCTGGAAGCCAGCTGCGAGAAATTCCTCGCCTGGTGCGCGCCGCTGCTGACGCCGGACGAGCGGGCGGCGACCGAGGCGGAGGTGGCCGCCTTCCTCCGACCCGGTGGCCCCGGCCGGGTCCTGCACGCGGCGCTGGAGGAGTACGACGCCACGGAGGGTGTGCACAGCTGGCTCGACACCTTCTGGCCCTACCGCTACCTGGGCCGCCGGGACCGGATCGCTCTGAACGCCAACTTCTTCTTCTTGTTCCGGGACACGGGCCGCCCTCAGGTGGAGCGGGCGGCCGGGCTCATCGCGGGGGCCCTCGACCACAAGCGGCAGCTCGACGACGGGCTCATCGCGCCAGTGGTGCAGCGCGGAGCACACCAGTCGATGGTGCAGAACAAGTTCCTGTTCTCCACCACCAGAATCCCCGGCGCACAGCAGGACACCGTCCGCGCCCCGTACACCGACGCCTGGCCTGGTCCGTCCGACGCCCCTCACATCGTGGTGTTCTTCCGCGGCCGGATTTTCCGGCTCGACGTCATCGGTCCCGACGGCGTCCCGCACGCCCTGGACGAACTCGAGGCGGGGCTGCGCGCGGTGATGAAGGCGGGCGACGAGCGAGCCGGCGAGGACACGTCGGTGGGTCACCTGACCACCATGGCTCGTGCCGAATGGGCCGCAGCCCGGGCCTCTCTCGTCGCCGTCCACCCAGGTAACGCCGACGCGCTCGACACCGTCGAGACCGCACTGTTCTGCGTCTGTCTGGAGGACTTCGCACCGGACAGCACTCAGGACGCCTGCGACCAGTTGCTGTACGGCGACCGCGGCAACCGGTGGTTCGACAAGGCCGTGTCGTTCGTCGTCTTCGCCGACGGGCGCGCCGGCATCAACGTCGAGCACTGCGAGCTGGACGGCACCACCATCCTCAGCTTCACCGACGCCCTGCTCACGAGCCCCGCCGAGGAGTTCTCACGCCGGTCCGGGGCCCGCTCTCAGGGACAGCCCGTACTGGAGCCGGTCGTGTTCGCGCTCGACGACGCGCTGCGCACGCAGGTGCGCGCCGCCGCCGACGCATTCGCCGCGTACGGGCGGAACACCGCGACCAGCACCGTGTCCTTCGAGGACTTCGGCAGCAGTGCGGCCAAGGCGCTGGGGGTTTCGCCGGACGCGTTCGTCCAGGTCGCCTATCAGCTGGCCCACCAGCGGGCGAAGGGCCGGCTCGGTGCGACGTACGAATCGATCGCGACGCGGCAGTACCAGCACGGGCGGACGGAGGCGATGCGCGTCGTCACCCCCGAGATGCTCGCGTTCGTCGCCGCGATGGACGACCCGTCGACGGACACCAACCTTCGGCACGTCGCTTTCCGTGCCGCCGCCGACGCCCATGTGGCGCGTGCGAAGGAGAGCCAGGCCGGCCAGGTGCCCGAGCAGCACCTGTGGGAGCTGGAGCTGATCCAGCGCCGCCGGGGGGCGGAGCTCGGGGTGGACGAGCAGCCCTCCGTGTACCGAACGCCGGGCTGGCTGACGATGCGGGACGACTACCTGAGCACCAGCTCCGCGCCGTCGGCCAACATCCAGTTCTTCGGCTTCGGCTCCACGAGCAGCCGGTGCATCGGTGTCGCGTACGTGCTGTTGCCCGAGCGCTTCAACATCTACCTGAGCACCCCGCTGCCGGTCGCCGACCAGATGCACGCCTTCGCCGGCCACCTCCGCGAGGCGGTTGCCGAACTGCGCGAACTGCTGACGTCCGTGCGGTCCGAGGACTGA
- a CDS encoding transposase family protein, with protein MAAARPVPGNSADARAWRDSALAQHWEGVTVPAVGAYIHSGLLVPHRKRSGRALLSGEEEGNAEHRRVRVSGECAFAHMKHYKILRGCRQRDTGLEPGRRSGRPSSTSGAPTRTRSTRPEWIERLDKALIAAGVRHRGEPFASVGTATPKPTPPQTARRPSSATGRCRWALMSNMPCPVPSRTKPSSGTRCCLVWRTCRAQRRACSCDWRGVRKVSNGSV; from the coding sequence ATGGCCGCGGCCCGGCCCGTTCCCGGCAACTCCGCGGACGCGAGGGCATGGCGGGACTCCGCCCTGGCCCAGCACTGGGAAGGCGTGACCGTGCCGGCCGTCGGCGCGTACATCCATTCCGGCCTCCTCGTCCCGCACCGCAAACGCTCCGGACGAGCCCTGCTGTCCGGCGAGGAAGAAGGCAACGCCGAACACCGACGGGTGCGGGTCAGCGGCGAGTGCGCCTTCGCCCACATGAAGCACTACAAGATCCTCCGAGGCTGCCGGCAGCGCGACACCGGCCTCGAACCGGGTCGCCGGAGCGGCCGGCCGAGCTCTACTTCCGGCGCGCCGACCAGGACGAGGTCAACCCGGCCCGAGTGGATCGAGCGCCTGGACAAGGCGCTCATTGCGGCGGGAGTCCGTCATCGGGGCGAACCCTTCGCCAGTGTCGGCACGGCCACACCCAAGCCGACACCTCCCCAAACAGCGAGGAGGCCGTCGAGTGCCACTGGGCGGTGCCGCTGGGCCTTGATGAGCAATATGCCGTGTCCGGTACCCAGCAGGACGAAGCCTTCTTCAGGCACTCGCTGTTGCCTGGTATGGAGAACGTGCCGAGCGCAAAGACGCGCGTGCTCGTGCGACTGGCGTGGCGTCAGAAAAGTCAGCAACGGGTCAGTGTGA
- a CDS encoding alpha/beta hydrolase, which translates to MRSIYRSPAAHDQVRDWCEKRLDAWPVPHTRSHVDTSAGATHVTTAGSTPAPGTPSIVLVPGTNMNTAVSLDTLESLSGVGQAIAVDVPGQPGLSTAVRPGRDRTARYGRWLSEVMDQVAPRGAVVVGHSLGGAIALACTSERITARVVVSPAGLIRLRVSPAVLGATLPWLLRPTVHRAERLLRHMAAPGTRPPHALADWMALVGTCRSSLAPPPLPRSALTAARTAPVFVIVGAGDTFLPASSLRRAAELLLGADLLVIGGAGHLVLDEAVDRVASVVSEALGAR; encoded by the coding sequence ATGCGATCGATCTACCGCAGCCCGGCCGCGCACGACCAGGTGCGCGACTGGTGCGAGAAGCGCCTCGACGCGTGGCCGGTGCCCCACACCCGCTCGCATGTCGACACCTCTGCGGGAGCCACTCATGTGACGACGGCGGGGTCCACCCCGGCTCCAGGGACTCCGAGCATCGTCCTCGTGCCGGGGACGAACATGAACACGGCCGTCTCCCTGGACACGCTGGAGTCCCTGTCAGGTGTCGGTCAGGCAATCGCGGTGGACGTTCCGGGGCAGCCCGGCCTTAGCACGGCCGTTCGGCCCGGGCGCGACCGTACGGCCCGGTACGGGCGCTGGCTGTCCGAGGTCATGGACCAGGTGGCGCCCCGGGGTGCGGTGGTCGTGGGGCACTCGCTGGGCGGCGCGATCGCACTCGCCTGCACCTCGGAACGGATCACGGCCCGGGTCGTCGTCTCCCCTGCGGGGCTGATCAGGCTGCGGGTCAGCCCCGCCGTCCTCGGGGCGACGCTCCCGTGGTTGCTGCGTCCGACTGTTCACCGCGCCGAGCGACTTCTACGGCACATGGCGGCCCCCGGTACTCGGCCACCGCATGCCCTGGCCGACTGGATGGCGCTCGTGGGCACGTGCCGCAGCAGCCTCGCTCCCCCACCTCTGCCGCGATCAGCGCTGACGGCCGCCCGGACTGCTCCGGTCTTCGTGATCGTCGGGGCAGGCGACACCTTTCTGCCCGCGTCTTCGCTGCGTCGCGCCGCAGAGCTCCTGCTCGGTGCCGACCTGCTCGTGATCGGCGGCGCGGGGCACCTGGTGCTGGACGAGGCGGTGGATCGCGTCGCATCGGTGGTTTCGGAGGCACTGGGCGCGCGATAG
- a CDS encoding SPFH domain-containing protein: MSPVLTAVLGIVVLVVLLGLAVITRYKVAGPSEAFIITGRRGKQATDPQTGRVFTDNSGQKVVVGGGVFVVPFVQQKFTLDLSSRHIPVAVRGAVTLRGVKANLEGVAIVKVGGTEDSIRAAAQRFLMQQEGIVGFTQEVLSGALRSIVGRMSVEDIIRDRAAFAGQVAEEAEASLSGQGLVLDAFQIQDITTEGSYLEDLGRPEAARAKQEADIAEAVARRAAEQARLKAEEEIAIAQRTLYLKQAEIKAQTDEAAAQANAAGPLAEADRQQQILAEQEKVAERQAALTDRQLDTQVRKPADAARYQAEQEAEARRIALVKEAEADAQRSRLTGEGEKAHRAALADAVRIEGEAQAAAIAAKGSAEAEAMQKKADAFDRYGDAAVLQMLVEVLPQVVAKAAEPLAAIDKMTVISTDGASQLTRTVTDNVAQGMELLSSTTGVDLAALLQGITQKTPASGPATAVKASDNGAIEITG; the protein is encoded by the coding sequence ATGAGCCCTGTCCTCACCGCTGTGTTGGGCATCGTCGTGCTCGTCGTTCTCCTCGGTCTTGCGGTCATCACGCGCTACAAGGTCGCGGGGCCGAGCGAGGCGTTCATCATCACCGGACGGCGCGGCAAGCAGGCCACCGATCCGCAGACCGGTCGGGTGTTCACGGACAACAGCGGCCAGAAGGTCGTGGTCGGCGGCGGTGTCTTCGTCGTGCCGTTCGTGCAGCAGAAGTTCACGCTCGACCTGTCCAGCCGGCACATTCCGGTCGCCGTGCGCGGCGCGGTGACTCTGCGCGGTGTGAAGGCGAATCTGGAGGGCGTCGCGATCGTCAAGGTCGGCGGCACCGAGGACTCGATCCGGGCCGCCGCTCAGCGGTTCCTGATGCAGCAGGAGGGGATCGTCGGCTTCACGCAGGAGGTGCTGTCCGGCGCGCTCCGGTCCATCGTGGGACGTATGTCGGTCGAGGACATCATCCGTGACCGCGCCGCGTTCGCCGGCCAGGTCGCGGAGGAGGCCGAGGCCAGCCTCTCCGGCCAGGGCCTGGTCCTGGACGCCTTCCAGATCCAGGACATCACCACCGAGGGCTCCTACCTGGAGGACCTCGGCCGACCGGAGGCGGCCCGCGCCAAGCAGGAGGCCGACATCGCCGAGGCCGTCGCCCGCCGCGCCGCCGAACAGGCCAGGCTGAAGGCGGAGGAGGAGATCGCGATCGCCCAGCGGACCCTCTACCTGAAGCAGGCCGAGATCAAGGCCCAGACCGACGAGGCCGCCGCCCAGGCCAACGCCGCCGGTCCGCTCGCCGAGGCCGACCGCCAGCAGCAGATCCTCGCCGAGCAGGAGAAGGTCGCCGAGCGCCAGGCCGCCCTGACCGACCGCCAGCTCGACACACAGGTCCGCAAGCCCGCCGACGCCGCCCGCTACCAGGCCGAACAGGAGGCGGAGGCCCGCCGTATCGCCCTGGTGAAGGAGGCCGAGGCCGACGCCCAGCGATCGCGCCTGACCGGTGAGGGCGAGAAGGCCCACCGCGCCGCACTCGCCGACGCCGTACGCATCGAGGGCGAAGCACAGGCCGCCGCCATCGCCGCCAAGGGCTCCGCCGAGGCCGAGGCCATGCAGAAGAAGGCCGACGCCTTCGACCGGTACGGCGACGCCGCCGTCCTGCAGATGCTCGTCGAGGTCCTGCCCCAGGTCGTCGCCAAGGCCGCCGAACCCCTTGCCGCCATCGACAAGATGACCGTCATCTCCACAGACGGCGCCAGCCAGCTGACCCGTACCGTCACCGACAACGTCGCCCAGGGCATGGAACTCCTCTCCTCCACCACCGGAGTCGACCTCGCCGCCCTCCTCCAGGGCATCACCCAGAAGACGCCGGCCTCCGGACCTGCGACAGCCGTGAAGGCTTCCGACAACGGAGCCATCGAGATCACCGGCTGA
- a CDS encoding potassium transporter TrkG codes for MVVAAPQRARALFTAHPARTVVLGFAGVVVVGTALLMLPAATETGDATDLLTALFTSTSAVCVTGLAVVDTGTYWSGFGEGVILALIQVGGFGIMTMASLLALLVSGRLRLRMQLTAQAETKSLGIGDVRKVLLGVAGTTLAVELGVGAFLALRFRFGYGYGYGESPYLGYFHAVSAFNNAGFGLHADSLTRYAQDPWITLPIALAVILGGIGFPVMLELLRHRNRVRTTGRRNWTLHSKLTVITSVVLLVVGTVLTGLLEWTNPATLGAYDVWGKLLNSFFYSSMSRTAGFNSLDIGALHSSTLLMTCVLMFIGGGSAGTAGGIKVTTFAVLAAAILAEVRGETHSVVLGRRLAPHVLRQALTVALLGVGLVMAATLALLSVSKEPLDVILFEVVSAFATVGLSTGITADLPAIGQLILVGLMFIGRIGPITLVSALALRERTRRYELPEERPVIG; via the coding sequence GTGGTAGTTGCCGCCCCCCAGCGTGCACGGGCGCTCTTCACGGCCCATCCCGCCCGCACAGTGGTACTGGGGTTCGCGGGCGTGGTCGTGGTCGGCACGGCGCTCCTGATGCTGCCGGCGGCGACCGAAACCGGGGATGCCACCGATCTGCTGACCGCGCTGTTCACCTCGACTTCTGCTGTGTGCGTGACCGGCCTCGCGGTCGTCGACACCGGCACGTACTGGAGTGGTTTCGGTGAGGGCGTCATCCTCGCGCTGATCCAGGTCGGCGGCTTCGGCATCATGACCATGGCCTCGTTGCTCGCCCTCCTCGTCTCGGGCCGGCTGCGGCTGCGGATGCAGCTGACGGCGCAGGCTGAGACGAAGAGCCTCGGCATCGGAGACGTCCGCAAGGTCCTTCTCGGTGTGGCCGGTACGACCCTGGCCGTGGAGCTCGGTGTCGGCGCGTTCCTCGCGCTGCGGTTCCGCTTCGGGTACGGCTACGGCTATGGCGAATCCCCGTACCTGGGGTACTTCCACGCCGTGTCGGCCTTCAACAACGCCGGGTTCGGACTGCACGCCGACAGCCTCACTCGCTACGCCCAGGACCCGTGGATCACGCTGCCGATCGCGCTCGCCGTCATCCTCGGCGGCATCGGTTTCCCGGTCATGCTGGAGCTGCTGCGTCACCGCAACCGGGTGCGGACGACCGGCCGCAGGAACTGGACCCTGCACTCCAAGCTCACGGTCATCACGTCCGTGGTCCTGCTGGTGGTCGGGACGGTGCTCACGGGCCTGCTGGAGTGGACCAACCCCGCCACGCTCGGCGCGTACGACGTATGGGGCAAGCTCCTGAACAGCTTCTTCTACTCGTCGATGAGCCGCACCGCCGGTTTCAACTCCCTCGACATCGGTGCCCTGCATTCCTCCACGCTCCTGATGACGTGCGTCCTGATGTTCATCGGCGGCGGCAGCGCGGGAACGGCCGGAGGCATCAAGGTCACCACTTTCGCCGTCCTGGCGGCCGCGATCCTGGCTGAGGTACGTGGCGAGACGCACTCGGTCGTCCTCGGCCGCCGTCTCGCCCCGCACGTGCTGCGCCAGGCGCTCACAGTGGCGCTCCTCGGCGTGGGCCTGGTCATGGCCGCCACCCTCGCCCTGCTCTCGGTGAGCAAGGAACCGCTGGACGTCATCCTCTTCGAAGTGGTCTCGGCCTTCGCGACCGTCGGCCTGTCCACCGGCATCACGGCCGACCTCCCGGCGATCGGGCAGCTCATCCTCGTCGGCCTGATGTTCATCGGCCGCATCGGCCCCATCACCCTCGTGTCGGCACTCGCCCTGCGTGAGCGCACACGACGCTACGAACTGCCCGAGGAGCGACCCGTCATTGGCTAA
- a CDS encoding NAD-binding protein, whose product MAALPQQENAEARAGGHMVVCGDDGLAHRLADELREVYRQRVVLVVTDERAEARTARPVTAPADTTSGGTIVPVHVMTAQAPTEEALLRAGVVRATALALLYEDDETNLRAALVARRLSPGLRLVVRMYNRKLGQHLEEMLDQAALVHSPGMDRAVLDASTTVLSDADTAAPALAATAIAGTSKVVQADGVLLRAAEHTPPGRGEVPDPGLCTLALLSSTTADPAGAEGSEASGPQGPVLLPDDGTVAGSTGRGSVVLETVRYTGPALPARRLARRGAPLRDLFSSHLRWALAGIAASVLALTLTTTALTDADPVHAAYITLLDLFSINDPAVDAPATNQILQLLTGLVGLALLPLLVAGALEALGTFRSAGALRRPPRGLSGHVVLLGLGKVGTRVLARLRELDIPVVCVEEDPDARGIPLARSLHVPVVLGDVTEEGVLEAAKVHRAHALLALTSADTTNLEAVLYARTVKADLRVAMRLYDDDFATAVYRTLRTAHPDALTRSRSVTHLAAPAFAGAMMGRQILGAIPVERKVLVFAALLVAGHPQFEGRTVSEAFRLGAWRVLALDTASPAARRPDLASAHHDGEQPQLLWDLHPGYVLRPEDRVVIAATRRGLAELLGRQPAGRSS is encoded by the coding sequence ATGGCGGCACTGCCGCAGCAGGAGAACGCGGAGGCACGGGCCGGCGGGCACATGGTGGTCTGCGGCGACGACGGCCTCGCTCACCGACTGGCGGACGAACTGCGGGAGGTCTACCGGCAGCGGGTCGTCCTGGTCGTCACCGACGAACGGGCCGAGGCACGGACCGCCCGGCCGGTCACGGCGCCGGCGGACACGACGAGCGGGGGCACCATCGTGCCCGTACACGTGATGACGGCGCAGGCCCCGACCGAGGAGGCGCTGCTACGGGCCGGCGTCGTGCGGGCGACCGCGCTCGCATTGCTGTACGAGGACGACGAGACGAACCTGCGGGCCGCACTCGTCGCCCGTCGGCTCAGCCCCGGGCTCCGGCTGGTGGTCCGCATGTACAACCGCAAGCTCGGCCAGCACCTTGAGGAGATGCTCGACCAAGCCGCGCTCGTGCACTCCCCCGGGATGGACCGGGCCGTCCTCGACGCCTCCACGACCGTCCTGTCCGACGCGGACACCGCGGCCCCCGCCCTCGCCGCCACCGCCATCGCCGGAACGAGCAAGGTCGTCCAGGCCGACGGCGTCCTTCTGCGCGCAGCCGAACACACCCCGCCCGGACGGGGGGAGGTACCGGACCCTGGGCTGTGCACCCTGGCGCTGCTGTCGTCCACCACCGCTGACCCGGCGGGCGCCGAGGGCTCGGAGGCCAGCGGTCCGCAGGGCCCCGTCCTCCTGCCCGACGACGGCACCGTGGCGGGCAGCACAGGGCGCGGCAGCGTCGTCCTGGAAACCGTCCGATACACCGGTCCCGCCCTGCCCGCACGGCGCCTGGCCCGCCGTGGGGCGCCGCTGCGCGACCTCTTCTCCAGCCACCTGCGCTGGGCGCTCGCCGGCATCGCCGCCTCCGTCCTCGCCCTGACCCTCACCACCACAGCGCTCACCGACGCCGACCCGGTGCACGCCGCCTACATCACGCTGCTCGACCTGTTCTCCATCAACGACCCCGCTGTCGACGCGCCGGCCACGAACCAGATCCTCCAGCTCCTGACCGGGCTCGTCGGCCTCGCACTTCTCCCCCTCCTCGTCGCCGGAGCGCTGGAGGCACTCGGCACCTTCCGTAGCGCGGGCGCCCTACGCCGCCCGCCCCGCGGCCTGTCCGGCCATGTCGTCCTGCTCGGGCTCGGGAAGGTCGGCACCCGCGTCCTCGCCCGGCTGCGAGAGCTCGACATCCCGGTCGTCTGCGTGGAGGAGGACCCCGACGCCCGCGGCATCCCCCTCGCACGCAGCCTTCACGTGCCGGTCGTCCTCGGCGACGTCACGGAGGAGGGCGTGTTGGAGGCCGCCAAGGTCCACCGGGCTCACGCCCTGCTCGCCCTCACCAGTGCGGACACCACCAACCTGGAGGCCGTCCTCTACGCACGTACGGTCAAGGCCGATCTGCGCGTGGCCATGCGCCTGTACGACGACGACTTCGCCACCGCCGTCTACCGCACCCTGCGCACCGCCCACCCCGATGCCCTCACACGCAGCCGCAGCGTCACCCACCTCGCCGCCCCGGCCTTCGCCGGCGCCATGATGGGCCGCCAGATCCTCGGCGCGATCCCCGTCGAGCGCAAGGTCCTGGTCTTCGCCGCCCTCCTCGTAGCCGGACACCCCCAGTTCGAAGGACGTACCGTCTCCGAAGCGTTCCGCCTCGGCGCCTGGCGCGTCCTCGCCCTCGACACGGCCTCCCCCGCCGCCCGCCGCCCCGACCTCGCCTCCGCACACCACGACGGCGAACAGCCACAACTGCTCTGGGACCTCCACCCCGGCTACGTGCTACGACCGGAGGACCGCGTCGTCATCGCCGCGACGCGCCGCGGCCTCGCCGAACTGCTGGGGAGACAACCTGCGGGCCGCAGCTCCTGA
- a CDS encoding TrkA family potassium uptake protein, with translation MANYLHNLRKRRRQRLTEQHQTATDQRVAVIGLGRFGFSLANELMHRGWDVLGIDTDARLVQKYSDLLTHAVVADSTDPDVLGQLGVHEFTSAVVGIGTDIEASILVSSNLLEAGVPNIWAKAISRQHGKILERLGVHHVVLPEHEMGERVAHLVTGRMLDFIEFDDDYALVKTIAPSVATGQPLGRSRVRSEYGVTVVGIKRPGEDFTYATAETVVEKGDIIVVTGKTQAVEAFTDLP, from the coding sequence TTGGCTAACTACCTGCACAACCTGCGCAAGCGCCGACGCCAGCGGCTGACCGAGCAGCACCAGACAGCGACGGACCAACGTGTCGCCGTCATCGGTCTCGGCCGCTTCGGATTCTCCCTCGCCAACGAGCTGATGCACCGGGGCTGGGACGTCCTCGGCATCGACACCGACGCCCGCCTCGTCCAGAAGTACAGCGACCTGCTCACCCACGCCGTCGTCGCCGACTCCACCGACCCGGACGTCCTGGGCCAGCTCGGTGTCCATGAGTTCACCAGCGCCGTCGTCGGCATCGGCACCGACATCGAGGCCAGCATCCTGGTCAGCTCCAACCTCCTCGAAGCCGGCGTCCCGAACATCTGGGCCAAGGCGATCAGCCGCCAGCACGGTAAGATCCTCGAACGTCTCGGCGTCCACCACGTCGTCCTTCCCGAGCACGAGATGGGCGAGCGGGTCGCTCACCTCGTCACCGGCCGGATGCTCGACTTCATCGAGTTCGACGACGACTACGCCCTCGTCAAGACCATCGCCCCGAGCGTGGCCACTGGACAGCCCCTAGGACGCTCCCGGGTCCGCAGTGAGTACGGCGTGACCGTCGTCGGCATCAAGCGGCCCGGGGAGGACTTCACCTACGCGACCGCCGAGACGGTCGTCGAGAAGGGCGACATCATCGTGGTCACGGGCAAGACCCAGGCCGTGGAGGCGTTCACAGATCTGCCCTGA